One genomic region from Candidatus Omnitrophota bacterium encodes:
- a CDS encoding DNA cytosine methyltransferase — MYKENKRIEEEPPKVVSLFSGCGGLDLGFEKGGFKIVWANEFDKTIWDTFTANFPNTPQDKRSIADIPLSEIPKADGIIGGP, encoded by the coding sequence AAGAATTGAAGAAGAGCCCCCTAAAGTAGTATCGCTTTTTAGCGGTTGTGGCGGTTTGGACCTTGGTTTTGAGAAAGGCGGGTTTAAAATCGTATGGGCAAATGAATTTGACAAAACTATTTGGGATACGTTTACGGCTAATTTTCCAAATACGCCTCAAGATAAGCGTAGTATTGCAGATATTCCATTATCAGAAATCCCCAAAGCAGATGGGATAATTGGCGGCCCT